One genomic window of Cololabis saira isolate AMF1-May2022 chromosome 3, fColSai1.1, whole genome shotgun sequence includes the following:
- the irgq2 gene encoding immunity-related GTPase family, q2 produces MADVLRGISLIETLKESMENNKLSDVKEAVEDLLISRINLAVVGDRGEEKACFMNSLRGLGPDDEGAAPSPSPTDPDAVAGYPNPKHPDFRLWDLPPVPTTSSFEPEAYMSKFKFLRYNAVFMTSLQTPQPNSVEVFLEALSVQRQTVYFILFVSVKDTDKSLEEKRKASLEVLKSQGVKHPKVYLVKPSMLEKFDFPGLLVDMGKDLPEIRANALLFALPTLTPALVTQKKEAFTALVWAAASLSGGVSAIPVPLVASMVDSNIAVRILTKAQVSLCLDDESVERLARQRGVDSTRLKELRTCVLSLEVTKGEVKKRLAAAEKDLAPVSSKFLQMAIPRHARTASRSFIAMLQALNGAIDEMAADAEKIVAAALGEGK; encoded by the coding sequence ATGGCTGACGTCTTGAGAGGCATAAGCCTCATTGAGACCCTCAAAGAGTCTATGGAGAACAATAAGTTATCCGATGTCAAGGAGGCCGTGGAAGATCTCCTCATCAGCAGGATTAATTTAGCTGTGGTTGGGGACCGAGGGGAGGAAAAAGCCTGCTTCATGAACTCCCTCCGTGGCCTTGGGCCTGACGACGAGGGCGCAGCTCCTTCTCCATCCCCCACTGACCCAGACGCGGTGGCAGGCTACCCCAACCCCAAACACCCTGACTTCCGCCTGTGGGATCTGCCGCCTGTGCCGACCACGTCCTCATTTGAACCGGAGGCGTACATGAGCAAATTCAAGTTTCTCCGCTACAATGCCGTCTTTATGACGTCCCTTCAGACACCTCAACCCAACAGCGTGGAGGTTTTCCTGGAGGCCCTTTCAGTGCAGCGACAAACTGTATACTTTATTCTCTTTGTGTCTGTAAAAGACACAGACAAGAGcctggaggaaaagaggaaagccAGTCTCGAAGTTCTGAAATCACAGGGTGTGAAACATCCCAAAGTCTACCTGGTTAAACCTTCTATGCTGGAGAAGTTTGACTTCCCAGGACTTTTGGTGGACATGGGTAAAGACCTTCCAGAGATCCGAGCCAACGCTCTTCTCTTTGCTCTCCCTACTCTCACCCCAGCCCTGGTCACTCAGAAGAAGGAGGCATTTACGGCACTCGTGTGGGCAGCTGCTTCTCTGTCCGGCGGGGTGTCAGCTATTCCCGTTCCTCTCGTGGCGTCCATGGTGGACTCGAATATAGCTGTGCGAATTCTGACCAAAGCACAGGTATCTCTGTGCCTGGATGATGAATCTGTGGAACGACTGGCCCGACAGCGAGGCGTGGACTCCACAAGACTTAAAGAGCTGCGGACTTGTGTGCTGTCGTTGGAGGTCACCAAAGGGGAAGTTAAAAAGCGGCTGGCCGCAGCTGAGAAGGACTTGGCCCCAGTTTCATCCAAGTTTCTGCAGATGGCGATACCCAGACATGCTCGTACAGCTAGCCGCTCCTTCATTGCTATGCTGCAAGCCTTAAATGGCGCTATCGATGAAATGGCCGCTGATGCGGAGAAGATAGTGGCTGCTGCTCTGGGGGAGGGGAAATAA